Proteins encoded by one window of Chloroflexota bacterium:
- the acpS gene encoding holo-ACP synthase, with translation MISIGVDLVNIRRIEAALARWGERFAFRIYTETEWRYCRGRTAELAVRFAAKEAVMKALGTGRRGVGWREIEVLSDRRGKPLVYLHGRGQQRAEQLGLKSFAISLAHSEDLAIAMVVAGDTE, from the coding sequence GTGATCAGCATCGGTGTTGATTTGGTCAACATAAGACGGATAGAAGCAGCGCTCGCTCGTTGGGGTGAGCGCTTTGCCTTTCGGATATATACAGAGACAGAATGGCGCTATTGTCGGGGGCGAACGGCAGAACTGGCTGTGCGCTTCGCGGCTAAGGAAGCGGTGATGAAGGCGCTGGGTACCGGTCGACGGGGTGTTGGCTGGCGTGAGATCGAAGTTTTGTCTGACCGACGGGGCAAGCCATTAGTTTATTTGCATGGTCGTGGCCAGCAGCGGGCCGAACAGCTCGGCCTGAAATCGTTTGCTATTAGTTTAGCGCATTCAGAGGATTTAGCCATAGCCATGGTGGTTGCCGGTGATACTGAATGA